In Serratia marcescens subsp. marcescens ATCC 13880, a single genomic region encodes these proteins:
- the metG gene encoding methionine--tRNA ligase, whose translation MAQVAKKLLVTCALPYANGSIHLGHMLEHIQADIWVRYQRMRGHEVHFICADDAHGTPIMLKAQQLGVKPEEMIAEMSQEHQQDFAGFGISYDNYHSTHSDENRELSTLIYSRLKENGFIKNRTISQLYDPEKGMFLPDRFVKGTCPKCKSPDQYGDNCEVCGATYSPTELIDPKSVVSGATPVMRDSEHFFFDLPAFSEMLQAWTRSGALQEQVANKMQEWFESGLQQWDISRDAPYFGFEIPDAPGKYFYVWLDAPIGYMGSFKNLCDKRGDLDFDEFWRKDATTELYHFIGKDIVYFHSLFWPAMLEGSNFRKPTNLFVHGYVTVNGAKMSKSRGTFIKAGTYLQHLDADCLRYYYAAKLSSRIDDIDLNLEDFVQRVNADIVNKVVNLASRNAGFINKRFGGKLADSLADPALYQTFVDAAQSIAEAYAGREFNRAIREIMALADLANRYVDEQAPWVVAKEEGRDADLQAICSMGINLFRVLMTYLKPVLPSLTERAEAFLNAELSWDAIPQPLLGHQVNAFKALFNRIDLDKVSEMVNASKEDMAAAKPVTGPLADDPIQETITFDDFAKVDMRIALIKSADFVEGSDKLLKLQLDLGGESRQIFSGIRSAYPDPKALEGRLTIMVANLAPRKMRFGISEGMVMAAGPGGKEIFLLSPDSGAQPGMQVK comes from the coding sequence ATGGCTCAAGTCGCGAAAAAATTATTGGTGACGTGCGCGCTACCGTACGCAAATGGTTCCATCCATCTCGGCCACATGCTCGAGCACATCCAGGCGGATATCTGGGTGCGTTACCAACGAATGCGCGGCCACGAAGTGCATTTCATCTGCGCGGACGACGCGCACGGCACGCCGATCATGCTGAAAGCGCAGCAACTGGGTGTGAAACCGGAAGAAATGATCGCGGAGATGAGCCAAGAGCACCAACAGGATTTCGCCGGCTTTGGCATCAGCTATGACAACTACCATTCGACCCATAGCGATGAAAACCGTGAGCTGTCCACCCTGATTTACAGCCGCCTGAAAGAAAACGGTTTTATCAAGAACCGCACCATTTCTCAGCTGTACGATCCGGAGAAAGGCATGTTCCTGCCGGACCGTTTCGTGAAGGGCACCTGCCCTAAATGCAAATCGCCGGATCAGTACGGCGACAACTGCGAAGTGTGCGGCGCCACCTACAGCCCGACGGAACTGATCGATCCGAAGTCCGTAGTTTCCGGCGCGACGCCGGTGATGCGCGACTCGGAGCACTTCTTCTTCGATCTGCCGGCCTTCAGCGAAATGCTGCAGGCGTGGACGCGCTCCGGCGCGCTGCAAGAGCAGGTGGCGAACAAGATGCAGGAGTGGTTCGAATCCGGTCTGCAGCAGTGGGACATCTCCCGCGATGCGCCTTACTTCGGCTTCGAAATCCCGGATGCGCCGGGCAAATACTTCTACGTCTGGCTGGACGCGCCGATCGGCTACATGGGTTCCTTCAAGAACCTGTGCGACAAGCGCGGCGATCTGGACTTCGACGAGTTCTGGCGCAAAGACGCCACCACCGAGCTGTATCACTTTATCGGCAAGGACATCGTCTACTTCCACAGCCTGTTCTGGCCGGCGATGCTGGAAGGCAGCAATTTCCGCAAACCGACCAACCTGTTCGTGCACGGCTACGTGACGGTGAACGGCGCCAAGATGTCCAAATCGCGCGGCACCTTCATCAAGGCCGGCACCTACCTGCAGCATCTGGACGCCGACTGCCTGCGTTATTACTACGCCGCCAAGCTCTCTTCACGCATTGATGACATCGATCTCAATCTGGAAGACTTCGTGCAGCGCGTGAACGCCGACATCGTCAACAAGGTGGTGAACCTGGCGTCACGCAACGCCGGCTTTATCAACAAGCGCTTCGGCGGCAAGCTGGCCGACAGCCTGGCCGATCCGGCGCTGTACCAGACCTTCGTCGACGCGGCGCAGAGCATCGCCGAAGCCTACGCTGGCCGCGAGTTCAACCGCGCGATCCGCGAAATCATGGCGCTGGCCGATCTGGCCAACCGTTACGTGGATGAGCAGGCGCCGTGGGTGGTGGCGAAAGAAGAAGGCCGCGATGCCGATCTGCAGGCCATCTGCTCGATGGGCATTAACCTGTTCCGCGTGCTGATGACTTACCTGAAGCCGGTGCTGCCTTCGCTGACCGAACGTGCCGAAGCGTTCCTCAACGCCGAGCTGAGCTGGGACGCGATCCCGCAACCGCTGCTGGGCCATCAGGTGAACGCATTCAAAGCGCTGTTCAACCGCATCGATCTGGACAAGGTCAGCGAAATGGTCAACGCCTCGAAGGAAGACATGGCCGCCGCCAAACCGGTGACCGGTCCATTGGCCGATGATCCCATTCAGGAAACCATCACCTTCGACGACTTCGCCAAGGTGGACATGCGCATCGCCCTGATCAAGAGCGCCGACTTTGTCGAAGGCTCCGACAAACTGCTGAAACTGCAGTTGGACCTGGGCGGTGAATCGCGCCAGATCTTCTCCGGCATCCGCTCCGCTTACCCGGATCCGAAAGCGCTGGAAGGCCGCCTGACCATCATGGTCGCCAACCTGGCGCCGCGCAAAATGCGCTTCGGCATTTCAGAAGGCATGGTGATGGCGGCAGGCCCCGGTGGGAAAGAGATCTTCCTGCTGAGCCCGGACAGCGGCGCGCAGCCTGGCATGCAGGTCAAGTAA
- the apbC gene encoding iron-sulfur cluster carrier protein ApbC has product MNAKSPEQTNPEVLRALVTGVLAAFEHPTLKNNLTALKAIHHCALLDDVLHIELTMPFAWQSGFEALQASVGPELLRVTGAAAIDWKLKHDITTLKRANGQAGIKGVRNIIAVSSGKGGVGKSSTAVNLALALAAEGAKVGILDADIYGPSIPNMLGTEHERPTSPDGQHMAPIMAHGLATNSIGYLVTDDNAMVWRGPMASKALMQLLQDTLWPDLDYLVLDMPPGTGDIQLTLSQNIPVTGALVVTTPQDIALLDAAKGIVMFEKVHVPVLGIVENMSVHICSHCGHHEPIFGTGGAEKLVQKYNSRLLGQMPLHISLREDLDRGTPTVISRPESEFADMYRQLAGRVAAQMYWQGEAIPTEIAFRAL; this is encoded by the coding sequence ATGAACGCAAAATCCCCTGAGCAGACCAACCCCGAAGTTCTGCGCGCCCTGGTGACCGGTGTACTGGCCGCCTTTGAACACCCGACGTTGAAAAACAACCTGACCGCGCTGAAGGCTATTCATCACTGCGCATTATTGGACGACGTACTGCATATCGAACTGACGATGCCGTTTGCCTGGCAGAGCGGTTTTGAAGCGCTGCAGGCGAGCGTCGGCCCTGAGCTGTTGCGCGTGACCGGCGCCGCCGCCATCGACTGGAAGCTGAAACACGATATCACGACGCTGAAACGCGCCAACGGCCAAGCCGGGATCAAAGGCGTGCGCAACATCATCGCCGTCAGCTCCGGCAAAGGCGGGGTGGGGAAATCCAGCACCGCCGTCAACCTGGCGCTGGCGCTGGCCGCCGAAGGCGCCAAGGTCGGCATTCTGGACGCCGACATTTACGGCCCGTCGATCCCCAATATGCTGGGCACCGAACATGAACGGCCGACTTCGCCGGACGGGCAGCACATGGCGCCGATCATGGCGCACGGCCTGGCGACCAACTCCATCGGTTATCTGGTGACCGACGACAACGCCATGGTGTGGCGCGGCCCGATGGCCAGCAAGGCGCTGATGCAGCTGCTGCAGGATACGCTGTGGCCGGATCTGGATTATCTGGTGCTGGACATGCCGCCGGGCACCGGCGACATTCAGCTGACGCTGTCGCAGAACATTCCGGTGACCGGCGCGCTGGTGGTCACCACGCCGCAGGATATCGCCCTGCTGGATGCCGCCAAGGGCATCGTGATGTTCGAGAAAGTGCATGTGCCGGTGCTGGGCATCGTCGAAAACATGAGCGTGCACATCTGCAGCCACTGCGGCCACCATGAGCCGATCTTTGGCACCGGCGGCGCCGAGAAGCTGGTGCAGAAATATAACAGCCGTCTGCTGGGGCAGATGCCGCTGCACATCTCGCTGCGCGAAGATCTGGATCGCGGTACGCCGACGGTGATCAGCCGCCCGGAGAGCGAATTCGCCGACATGTATCGTCAACTGGCCGGCCGCGTGGCCGCGCAGATGTATTGGCAGGGTGAAGCGATCCCGACGGAGATTGCCTTCCGCGCGCTGTAA
- a CDS encoding phosphatase PAP2 family protein, whose product MLDWYFLTFFGDSMLLLPCALILFLLLLASPATRVAGWQWALIFGFTGGLVCLSKLAFMGWGIGSASYDFTGFSGHSALAASIWPPLLWALTGRFSHPVRSIALVTGWILPFTIGVSRLEIRVHSVSEVISGLMLGYLASALFLWLQRGKARPQLAWPHLAIALALPLALMGQRQPAPTQGLLEHIAKTLAQIERPYTRADLHNPTRIP is encoded by the coding sequence GTGCTGGATTGGTATTTTTTGACTTTTTTCGGCGACAGCATGCTGCTGCTGCCCTGCGCGCTGATTCTGTTTTTATTGCTGCTCGCATCGCCCGCCACCCGCGTTGCAGGTTGGCAATGGGCGCTGATTTTCGGTTTCACCGGCGGACTGGTCTGCCTGTCCAAGTTGGCCTTTATGGGCTGGGGCATTGGTAGCGCAAGTTATGATTTCACCGGATTCAGCGGCCATTCGGCCCTCGCGGCCAGCATCTGGCCGCCGCTGCTTTGGGCTTTAACCGGTCGATTTTCCCATCCGGTGCGCAGCATCGCGCTGGTGACCGGATGGATATTGCCTTTCACCATCGGCGTGTCGCGCCTGGAAATCCGCGTGCATTCGGTATCCGAGGTCATCAGCGGGCTGATGTTAGGCTACCTGGCCAGCGCGCTGTTTTTATGGCTGCAGCGAGGGAAAGCGCGACCACAGCTTGCCTGGCCGCATTTGGCCATCGCGCTGGCCTTGCCGTTGGCGCTGATGGGACAGCGGCAGCCGGCCCCCACCCAGGGATTGCTGGAACATATCGCCAAAACGCTGGCGCAGATCGAACGCCCTTATACCCGGGCAGATTTGCACAACCCTACCCGCATCCCATAA
- the udk gene encoding uridine kinase: MTDNPHQCVIIGIAGASASGKSLIASTLYRELREQVGDEHIGVIPEDSYYKDQTHLTMEERVKTNYDHPSAMDHNLLFQHLQMLKAGKAIELPLYSYTEHTRKKETVHLEPKKVIILEGILLLTDIRLRQEMNFSIFVDTPLDICLMRRMKRDVNERGRSMDSVMAQYQKTVRPMFLQFIEPSKQYADIIVPRGGKNRIAIDILKAKISQFFE; this comes from the coding sequence ATGACTGACAATCCGCATCAGTGCGTCATTATTGGTATAGCTGGCGCATCTGCCTCCGGAAAAAGCCTTATCGCCAGCACGTTGTACCGCGAACTCCGCGAGCAAGTCGGTGATGAGCACATCGGCGTTATTCCAGAAGACAGTTACTATAAAGACCAGACTCACCTGACCATGGAAGAACGGGTCAAAACCAACTATGACCACCCGAGCGCCATGGATCATAACCTGCTGTTCCAGCATCTGCAGATGCTGAAGGCCGGTAAGGCGATCGAGCTGCCGCTGTATAGCTACACCGAACACACGCGCAAGAAAGAAACCGTCCACCTGGAACCTAAAAAAGTGATCATTCTGGAAGGGATCTTGCTGCTGACGGATATCCGTTTGCGCCAGGAGATGAACTTCTCGATCTTCGTCGACACGCCGCTGGATATCTGCCTGATGCGCCGTATGAAGCGCGACGTCAACGAGCGCGGTCGCTCGATGGATTCGGTGATGGCGCAATACCAGAAGACCGTGCGCCCGATGTTCCTGCAATTTATCGAACCTTCCAAACAATACGCCGATATCATCGTCCCGCGCGGTGGCAAAAACCGTATCGCGATCGATATTCTGAAAGCCAAAATCAGCCAATTCTTTGAATAA
- the dcd gene encoding dCTP deaminase, whose product MRLCDRDIEAWLDSEKLVISPRPPLERINGATVDVRLGNQFRVFSGHTAPFIDLSGPKDEVSAALDRVMSDEIVLPEGEAFFLHPGELALAVTFESVTLPDDLVGWLDGRSSLARLGLMVHVTAHRIDPGWHGRIVLEFYNSGKLPLALRPGMLIGALSFEPLSGPAARPYNSRQDAKYRDQQGAVASRIDKD is encoded by the coding sequence ATGAGACTGTGCGACCGCGATATAGAAGCCTGGCTGGATAGCGAGAAACTGGTGATTTCCCCGCGCCCGCCGCTCGAACGCATCAACGGGGCCACAGTAGATGTCCGTTTGGGCAATCAGTTCCGCGTGTTCAGTGGCCATACCGCGCCTTTTATCGATCTTAGCGGACCGAAAGACGAAGTCAGCGCCGCGTTGGATCGCGTGATGAGCGACGAGATTGTCCTGCCGGAAGGCGAGGCATTCTTCCTTCATCCCGGCGAGCTGGCCCTGGCGGTGACGTTTGAATCCGTGACGTTGCCGGACGATCTCGTGGGTTGGCTCGACGGCCGTTCTTCTCTGGCGCGCCTGGGGCTGATGGTACACGTCACTGCGCACCGTATCGATCCGGGCTGGCATGGGCGCATCGTGCTGGAGTTTTACAACTCCGGCAAGCTGCCGCTGGCGCTGCGGCCGGGGATGCTGATTGGCGCCTTGAGTTTTGAGCCGTTGTCCGGCCCGGCGGCCCGGCCTTATAACAGCCGGCAGGACGCAAAATATCGCGATCAGCAGGGCGCAGTAGCCAGTCGAATCGACAAGGACTAA